Within Candidatus Nanoarchaeia archaeon, the genomic segment CGGAGCATGCGATTGAGGATTTGCTTGCAATGCAGCTGGTGAATGAGTTTCCTAGCAATATCATCCTGATTGAGTCTCAGAGAGGCTGTTACCTCAGCTCAAAGAAGCTTGGAAGGGTGATTAGTATCAGTGAAGTGCCAGAGAAGATTATTGAGAAGCTAGGAGGCATGCACGCGCCTTGAGATTTGCTGTCCGCTGATTTAGCACCAGCATTCATTCTATTATTCGGCTGCCGCCGTGCTCAAAAATGCCCTGCATTTTTGGTCGCTCCTTCGGAGCAGCTCGGCTCTTCATGTTTTCAGCAAAGAGCGGCACCGCCCCGGATTGGACAACCTCCTCCGCTTGCGATGAGAACTGTTGTCGAGCCTCGCAAAATTGGCGGCAGCCGCTAATCTTTATAAAACCTCAGGGATTCTGAGGCTGGATGCAAGATTTCATGCAGGAGCTGGTTGAAGAGATCCGTAAGAGAGAGATGTCGAAGAAGGAGCTCAATCTTCTTAAGCACAGGCTCTGCAGGAAATACCATCTCAAGCGGATGCCTAAGGATATTGAGGTTTTCCTGAACGTCAAGGACAGGGCCAGCATAGGAAATTTAAGAGCCAAGCCTGTCAGGACGCTCTCAGGAGTATCTGTTATTGCCCTGATGACAAAGCCGTTTCCCTGCCCGCATGGCAGATGTACATTTTGCCCTGGAGGACCAAAATCGTTTTTTGGGGATGTCCCCCAGTCGTATACAGGGGCAGAGCCGTCAACAAGGAGGTCGATCAGAAACGGGTATGATGCTTACCTCACGACTATGAACCGGCTGGAGCATTATATTGCTGCAGGCCATATGCCGGACAAGGTGGAATTGATTGTCCAGGGAGGGACATTTCCGGCTTATCCGAAGCTGTATCAGGCTGAGTTTGTCCGGGATATGTATCAGGCGCTGAATGATTTCTCATGGCTATTTTTCAGGCCAGAGCTTGACCTGGAGAGATTTAAAGAAGTCTTTGAGCTCCCCAGTGATATTCAAAATGAAGAGAGGACAAGACGCATTCATGAGAAGCTGCTGAGGATCAAAGAAGAAAGAAGGGTGCCTCTGGAAGAAGCGAAGAAGGAGAATGAGACTGCTAGCCTTCGCTGCATTGGCCTGACCATTGAGACTAAGCCGGATTGGGGGCTGCTGCAGCATGCAGACCAGATGCTTGAATTGGGATGCACAAGAGTCGAACTTGGCATCCAGACAACGTATGACCATGTCCTGAGAGCAACAAACCGGGGACATAGTATCGAAGATTCAAAAAAATCGATTCAGGTATTGAGGGACCTTGGCTTCAAGCTCAACTTCCATATCATGCCGGGGCTTCCTCAAGTCACAAAAGAGATGGATGTTGATTCATTCAGGGAATACTTTGAAAATCCTGCATACAGGCCTGACATGCTGAAGGTATATCCCTGCATGGTGATGCCTGGAACAAAACTGTTTGAAGACTATAGAAATGGGCTTTTCACACCACTCACAACACTTGAAGCAGTTAATCTGGTTCTTGAATTGAAGAGGATTGTGCCAGAATACTGCAGGATCATGAGGATCCAGAGGGATATTCCGACAAATAAGACTGAGGCCGGGGTTGACAGGACAAACCTTCGGCAATACATCGAAGAGGCAAAAGAACAACAGGGGATAAGATGCAGATGCATCCGCTGCAGGGAGCCCAGAGGAAGGGTGATTGATGCTTCTGAGACAGAGATTTGCGTGATGGAGTATGAAGCGAGCGGTGGAAAGGAATGCTTCATTTCAGCTGAAGCCGGAGATTTGCTGCTCGGCTTCTGCAGGATGCGGTTTCCTTCTCAGTGCCTGAGGGAGGAGATCACAGAGAAATCTGCATTAATCCGGGAGCTTCATGTGTATGGCGCTGCTGTTCCGATAGGCAAGCAGGGGATAATCCAGCATGCCGGGCTTGGAAAGAGGCTGCTTGCGGCTGCTGAAGGGATTGCTGCCAAGGCTGGAAAAGACAAGATGGTTGTGATCTCGGGTGTTGGTGTCAGAAAGTATTATGAAAAACTAGGGTACCGGCTTGAAGGGCCGTATATGGCGAAGTGCCTTTGAATTTAATCATATTTGACTGGCTTCTCATTGTTTGATCCTGAAAAGAGTTTGCCAAGAAATTTAGGCCAGAGGGGATGGGAATCAATATGGTTTTTTGCTGTCTGGTACTCCTGTGTGTTGCAGTCATACAAGACAAAGTCAGCAATCACTTTCAGGTAATCATCAAAAAAGGACATGCCTCGAGGGAGAGCTTCGATAGATGTCTCTCTTTCGCCGCCCCAGTAGATTTTGTCAGGAATAACCACTCCCTGCCTCTCAAAGCTCCTGAGAGTTTGGACAGCCCGGGTAGGGCTCGAATGCTGGATTGCTGCCATAACCTCATCATGAGTCAAAGGCTCTTTGGCTTCAAGAAGGGACCTGTACACTTTTTCATGCAGGATTGGGTGTTCATAGTGTGCAAAGTCTGGACTGGATTCCCTCCCATAAGGAGTAAGAGAAAACCGGATTTTCCCATCCTTTTTCAACGTGCGATATTGAATCAGGCCAAGCCTGTCCAGCCATTCCAGCCGGTTACCAATGACTTTAGGCGTCACCTCAAGCAACCGAATCAGATCTGATTTCTGACAGGCTTCTCCTGCAACGATATGCCTGAGCGCACGGTACGTGATATAAGGCCCATGGTCTTTGGCCAGCCCAAAAAATTCAGATATTCTGGCAGAAGATGCATCTGCATATGCCAAAAATTTTGCAGCCGGCTTAAGGACTGTAATGCCGAGCTGATTCAAAGCCCAGCCATGTACAGCAGGCTTTTCTTCCAAAAAAGGGAACAGGGTGCCAAGGCTTCCTCTAAGCCTCTTCTCAAGATCCTTCCGCTTGCCTCCGCCATGCAGCGCAGGGAGCGTGATTGCATGGTGCTTTACCAACTGCTCAAGCCTGCTGAAAACCTCACACCCATCCGTTGGAGTTCCATCCAATATGTATCCTCCCATCAGCAGTTTCAGCGGAGTGTTTGCTGCATCGAACACTCTCGCAAGCAAAAGTTCTCTTCCTTCAAGTTTCATGCTGCACCGGGTTAAAGGCCCATTTAAAAACATTATTATAGGGCGGCGCAGTCCCCTCTTGGCATGAGAACTCCTTTTCCCAATGCTGATGCGATTGAGTTCAAGCCTGCATTCATAGAGAGGTATGCAGCATTGACTGACTTTGAGGAGTTTAAAAAAACCGTTCTTTCATTTCCAAGGAGATCTGTGCGGATAAATACCCTTAAGATTTCATTGAAGGATGGAAAAGAGCGGCTTAAGGAAGAAGGGTGGAAGCTTACGCAGATCCCCTGGTGTCCTGAGGGATTTTGGGTTGAGCATAAGGATGGAAGGAGGGATATCGGAAATACGCGGGCTTACAAATTGGGCTATATCTATGTGCAGGAAGCGGCTTCCATGATCCCCCCTTTGGTGCTTGAGCCTCAGCCGGGCGAGAAGGTCCTGGATATGTGCGCATCTCCAGGCAGCAAGGCTTCGCAGATCGCATCCATGATGAAGAATGAGGGGCTCCTTGTTGCCAATGATTTCAAGGGAGACAGGATGAGCCCTTTGGGGATGAATCTCCAGCGCTCTGGGGTGATGAATGCGATCATCACTTTGATGCAAGGGCAGTGGTTCAAGAATATTGAGTTTGACAGAATCCTTGTGGATGCGCCATGCTCTGGAACAGGGACTATTGCAAAGAGCCCCAGCACGCTTCGCATCTGGAACCCAAACATGATCAGGAGGCTTTCTGGAACGCAGAAGCAGCTGATTTCAGCCGCATTTGAAACTCTCAGAAAAGGGGGGGCATTGGTGTATTCGACCTGCTCAACCGAGCCTGAGGAGAATGAACAGGTTATTGATTTCCTTCTCCAGAAATTCAACAATAGCCGAATTGAAGAGATAGAGCTTAAAGGCCTGAAGCGAAGCAGCTGTATTTTGCGGTTTCAGGAAAAAAGCTATAACAGCGAGATATGCAAATGCCTTCGCATCTGGCCGCAGGATAATGATACTGAAGGGTTCTTTGTAGCAAAGATCCGGAAGGATTAATCAACTTTTCCTGGAACGATGACGAGGCTCTTCTGGACATCGATGCGTCCCTTGAGGCCGTAGGTTGACTCAAAAAGCTTGTAGATGCCTGCGCGATCAAGGATGACGGTCAGAGAGGCCTCGGGCTTTATGATTTTTGTGGCGAGAAAGACTTCATCCTCAAAACGGATGTACACAGGATGAGAAATGGTGTCCCTGTTTGTCAGCACAAGCTTGGTTCCCTGGCCCGCAGTCGCAGAAGGCGGCTCAAAGGATTTGCGATGGATGTCAATTGTGAGAAATTGAAGCGCATCAGAGGCAGGAGCTTCGGCAGGAGCTTCATCAGCGAGTTGATTGGGGGAGATTTCCTGAGGCTGGCCAGAAGATGGTTCTTGCTGCTGATCAAGAGGGGCTTCCTGGGCTGGCTCCTGGCCAGGAATCTGCTCAGATACCGGTGCCTGCTGGCATGCCACGAGAAGGATTACCAATAGTGCCAACAGGAATTGCTTCATTGTACAGTCCTACAGTACGCATCAATGTCGAAGCTATTGAGGCTGCTGAGGAGCTCTGATCCAGATTCCCGCAATGCCTTGGCAAGGCTTTTGTCTAACGTGATGTCGTAGCAGACTCTCGAGTCATGGGCGCACTGCACATAGGCATCAACCATGCTCTTCAGGTATCCCATGTTCCCAGGAGTGCAGGCATCCTGGGTGAACTGGTAGGTTTCGTCAAGAGTCAGGCTTAGCACCTTTCCAGAGCTGTCGACGGCAACAAGGGCTGTGTTGCAGGGCTTCCCAAAGAAAGGCTCATGATTGACTAAGGTTGCTGCGAAGTCAAGGATAAACAACTGGTCAGCGCGATTTGTCTTGTAATCCCTTGAAAGGATTCCTGAAGCCAGCTGGCCGAGGTAGCGATGATAATGGGACTGCAACAGCGGGAGCAGGGATGGACAAGAATCCCATCTCTCGCCGCCTATCTCATCAGAAGACGACAGCACTGCCCTTCCTGTCGGACTGCTTACCTGGTTGGCAACAAGGATGAGGAGGAGCATGACGATGATAAGCAACATGAGCAGCAGCTGCAAAGGATATGGCTTTTTTGGAATTAGGGATGCCTGAAGCTTCTTTTCCCTGCTTTTATCCCCCCTCATAAGGTGTTTTGGGAACTCGTGGTTTATTAATGTTTAGGTTTTTTATCTTTGGGTTTTTGCCAAAAGTTTTAAATACAGCGCCACCTGAAAATAAGGCATGAGGATTGCCATCAACGGCTTCGGAAGGATAGGAAGGATTGTCCTGAGGATTGGGATTAATGATAAGAGCCTGAAATTTGTTGCAATAAACAATATCCATGGGGATGCAAAAAGCCTGGCATATCTTCTCAAATATGATTCTATGCATGGCATCTTCCCAGGCACAATCAAGGCAGGCAGGGACTGTATCTATGTCAATGGACAAAAGATAGCAATGTTCCATGAGCCTGAGCCTGAAAAGCTTCCCTGGAAGCAGCTGAAAGTGGACGTCGTTGCAGAGTCCACAGGGGCCTTTACGACAAGAGAGGCATGCGGAAAACACATCACTGCAGGAGCAAGGAAAGTCCTGCTTTCAGCTCCTGGAAAGGGCGAGGAAAAGATAAAGACAATCGTTGTAGGAGTGAATGACCGCAGCCTCAATGCCTCAGACACAATCATATCAAATGCTTCCTGCACGACAAACTGCGCAGCTCCGATGGCAAAAGTCCTCAATGACGCGTTCGGTATAGAAAAAGGCTACCTCACAACAGTCCATTCCTACACAAATGACCAGATGCTCCTTGACTTGTATCACAAAGATGCCAGAAGAGGCAGGGCTGCGGCAGAATCCATTATCCCAACATCAACAGGAGCTGCAAGATCAGTCGGGGAAGTCATACCAGATCTGAAAGGAAAGATGGATGGGCTTGCGATGCGCGTCCCAACTCCATGCGGCAGCATAACTGACTTGGTATGCATCCTGAAAAAGGAAGTGGAACCAAACCAGGTTAACCGGGCCTTTGAAAGAGCCTCACGGGGAAAGATGCGCAGAGTCCTTCAGTACTCAGAGGAAGAGCTCGTCAGCAGAGACATTGTTGGAAACCCCTACTCCTGCATCTTTGACTCAAAGCTCACGCAAGCAAATGAAAAGATGGTAAAGGTGATTGGGTGGTATGACAACGAATGGGGATTCTCGTGCAGGATGGTTGATTTGCTGAAGATGATGAGATGAAGGCAAAAGGTTTTAAGCGATCCACCGTTCTTCGAGTGCATGCATTTAAATGGCATAGAAACAAAGGTGTATAACCATGCAAGGGATATTCTTCAATGGGATTTCAGGTTAGAACTAAGCTTCCTCGAGCAGGAAAGACTTCAAGAATGCGTTGTTTATACCGTACGTGATGCTAAAAAAATTAAGAGCCTATTTAGTCCCCAGCGATTTATCCCTGATGAAGAAGCAGTAATGAGGTTTTTGGAATATCATTATGGAGTTGTTTATGACCTTAGGCAGGTGATGGGAATCATCAAAAATGGGTCGGACTATACTGACGAGGATTTCTGCGAGTTTTTGAGGTTTGAACAAGAAAGATTGCATAGGTTATAATAATTCAATAGGAGATATTACTGTATCTTCTTCTGAAGCATGGCTATCTGGACCATACGGAGCATCTTAATCTCCTGTTTGAGGCTGTCTACATCTTTCATGAGCTCTTTGGTCAGCTCGTAGTTGTGCTCGATGTTCTCTGCATTCTCTTCGATAAGGGAGGGGTATTGCCGGAAGAGGGAAATGTCCTTATTGAATTTTTTGATCCAAGAATCCATAGCTACCTTGAACTGGCTGTATTCTGAGGGTTGATCAAGAGTCTGGTTTTGCATGGTTCACCTCTTTAAATGCACTATCCTAGTATACTAAATTATATACTAATGTAGTATTTAAATATATGGGTACTCAAGACTATAGGTTAAAATATATAAAAGGAGCAAAACAGAGGCTGCCGATGGAGTTCCAGCAAGTGGTTGGCATTGCATTGGTTTTTGTTGGTTTTGGCCTGATTTTTGCCTCGCTCATGAATTCCGGAAAATCTGAAGGAAAAGTAGACACAAAATTTGCCGTAGGCGGCTTTATCGGATTTATTCCCTTCGGGTTTGCCAATGATAAGAGGATGCTGCTCGTGGTACTAGGCCTTGCTGGATTAATCGCTTTGTTCTTGATTTTGCGGACGCTGGGAAAGGGGTAGAGGTTACTCCTGCCTTCGTTGCTGCAAAGCCCTGGAAACAGGTCGCATTGAAAAGTTGCTCACTTCGTTCGACAATGCCGACTTCGCCTTGTGCATACTCTCATGGGAAGCGACATTTCCCGTATGGTGCTAAAAAGAGCCATGCTCTTTTGGCACACCAAACCGCCAGAAGGCGTTTTGGTTGAGCACCCCCTTTGTCGCTGTTCTGTACTTTGAATAGGAGGCTCACAAAGGGCATTGCATGACTTTTCAATGCCACCTGGAAACAGGAACCTTTATATAGAGGGTAAAAGTCCCTTTTTGCAGAGCATCACGAGAGAGCACTTGATCAGACAATCTGAACATTTCGCTTTTTCTTGAGAAGTGCTTTGAGGTAACCATGAATATTGAAGAACTAGGAGTAAGCAGCAGCCTGCTTACAGCAATAAAGAATTTAGGGATAGAGAGGCCGACGCAGATTCAGGAGCTTTCCATCCCCTCTATCATTTCGGGCAGGGATGTCATCGGAGAGTCTGCAACAGGTTCAGGAAAAACGCTTGCATTCGGGTCCGGAATTATTGAGAACACTGTTCCCCGAAGAGGCCTGCAGGCATTGATTCTTGCACCCACAAGAGAGCTTGCAGAGCAGGTGAAAAGCAATCTGGTCCAGCTTTCTGCCAATCTCAAGATTATCGCGGTGTATGGGGGGGTTTCCATCAACCCTCAGATCAGGGACCTGCAGCGTGCAGATGTTGTTGTGGCAACACCCGGAAGGCTGCTTGACCATTTGGAAAGAAGGACTGTTAATCTTTCAGGCTTGAAGATTTTAGTCCTGGATGAGGTTGACCGCATGCTGGACATGGGGTTCATAGAAAGCGTTGAGAAGGTTATACGGGCAAGCCCGAAGAACCGGCAGACCCTGTTCTTCTCGGCCACGATTCCGCCGCAAATCCAGGAGCTGACCAAGAGGTATATGAATAATCCTATGAAGTTCACAGCAAAAAAACTTGTGGACGAAAAGTACCTTAAACAGGCGTATTATGATGTTGAGCGAAATGAAAAGCTGTCGCTGCTTTGCCATCTTCTTAACCAGAAGCAGGGGATGAGCATGGTATTCTGCAACACCCGAAGGAGCGTAGATTTTGTGGTGAGGAATCTCCGGGCAAACAGTATCCAGGCTATTGCTATCCATGGCGGGCTTTCCCAGAACAAGAGGACAAGAACCATGGAGATTTTCAATGGCGGGAAGGCCATGGCCTTGGTGTGCACCGATGTTGCGGCACGAGGGCTGCATATCGACAATGTGGAGTTTATCTACAATTATGAAATGCCAAGAGATCCAAAAGATTACATCCATCGAATCGGGAGGACTGCCAGGGCAGGAGAATCTGGAACAGCTATCAACTTAGTATCATCGAGCGACCACGAAAGCTTCTCCAGGATCATGGCTGAATACCGGACATTCTCGATTGAAAAGGGACAAAGGCCAGCAGTCAGAAAAATTTTTACTGTCAGAGAGCAGCCTCGGAATGAATCCTTTGGGAAGCGGCCGTTTCGGCAGCACCGAGCAGGCCAAGGCTATCCCAGAAGGTATAGCGGCTATAGCGGCAGGAGATAAGGATGAGTTTGAGAACTGCTGGAATTGGCTGCCCTAGGCTATATCCAATGCCTTCTTAATGGCTGCCTTGTCAAATCCGACAATAATCTTGCCATCAATATCCAAGACAGGAACTCCCATCTGGCCTGACTTCTCAATCATTTCCTGAGCTTTCTGCCGGTCTTCGCCAACATTGATATCCTTAAAGGCAACCTTATGCTCTTTCAGAAACTCCTTTGCCTTGTGGCACCAGGGGCAGACCGTTGTTGAGTATACGATGACTTCGTGTTTTGCCATGAAAAACCTCCAATGGATTGTGATTTAAAAGCTTTTGCCCAGCAGTCGGGTGGCTGCGTTCAAAATCTTGCTCCGCATCTGCCGCTAAGCTCAGCTCCAGCAGTTTTCTGGAAAGAGCGGCACCTTCCCGGACGGAGCATCCCCTTCCGCTGCTCATTCTTAGCCCGATTGAGCCTCGCAAATGGGGCGGCAGCGCCGATTTTGAACGCAGCCATTTAGGGCATCTCCATGGCATTTCGAAACATTTAAATAAGTTATGAACGGGTAATCCATACGAGGTGAATGCTGTGAAGAAAGGACAGACCGCAACAGAGTATCTTATTATTCTGGCAGTTGTGATTGTGATATCGCTGGTTGTTGTTGGAGTATTGGGAGGAATCCCCGGAATTGGAGCGTCTGCAGCTGCAAGGAGCTCTGCTGCCTACTGGAAAACCCAGGATGTGGCAATTACTGATTATGCGGTGTCCGCGTCTGGAGCAGACACCATTATTGTCAAGAACAATCTGAGGAATACTATCACTCTTAATGATGCTGTCGTTAACAGTATAGATTTGGAGAGCGGTTCACCCACGCTTGGGCCTGGAGCCTCAAAAACCTATACTGGATCCATTGATGCCTGCACTGCAGGGCAGCCATTCAGATATAGCGTGTCGCTTTCCTATCAGGACGGCGTTACTGAGGCAACCTATAATATCACAGGGGACGGAACCAAGCTGGAAGGAACCTGTGCAAGCTAACTAGAATTCGTCGAAAGGGAGTGTTGTGAGTTTTTCCATGGAGGCCTGCAGGAGGATGGAATGAAGAGATTACTCACAACCGTTGGCGGGATTGCCCTGCTTGCCTACTTTGCGTATATCGAGGTCAATAATGCCGAGGGGTTCTTTGATATCACTGCAATCCTTACGCTTTGCGCAGTTCTCCTGATACTGCTTGTCTCCACCTACCGAAAGGAATTTAGCCATTTTGTGGGCATCACCTTGTACACCTTTGGCCTGGTTGTGCTTGCCATGAATGGCTACCATCTTCTCCTGGGAAGCCCATTTAAGGGATTGCTTGTCCATGAGTTTTTGATCGGACTGATTCTGATCGCCAATGCCTTCCTCTACAGGAACAGAGGATGGTCGCTGCTCCAGCTGAATGTGTCTGAGTAGTGATTGTATAAGCAGTAATTTTATAAACAATTGTCTGTTCATTTTCTGGCATGAGGGCACTCGTCACAGGAGGCACAGGATTTATCGGATCCAACATTACTTTAGAGCTGCTCAGAAGAGGGTATGAAGTTGTTATCACGGGGTCTCATGTGGAGAACAAACTGCCTGAATTTAAGGGCAAGATCCTCACAGGAGATTTGAGCACCATTGACTGGAGCCAGGCAGGCAAGGTTGATGCGGTCTTTCATCAGGCAGCAAACAATGACACTACGGATTTGAACAGGGAACGGATGTTTGCAACCAATGTTGAGGCAGGGAAAAGGCTCTTCATGTATGCGAAAGACACAGGATGCAAACGGATCGTGTATGCATCCTCAACTGCAGTCTACGGAGATGTTCAGCCGCCATACAAGGAAGCAGGGAATTTCCATCCCTTAAATCCCTATGCTGAGTCAAAGCTTGCATTTGATGTGTGGGCGGCGTCATTCATGGAAGAACACCCGGAGATGAGAATTGTTGGATTGAGATATTGCAATGTGTATGGCCCCCGAGAGAGCTCTAAAGGGAAACGCGCAACCATGATTTATCAGCTCTGCCAGCAGATGAAAACCGGAAACCCGAGAATTTTCAAATACGGCGAGCAGAAGCGCGATTATATCTATGCCAAAGATGTCGTGTCTGCAAACCTTCTTGCTGCAGCAGCAAAGGAGTCATGCATTGTGAACTGCGGATTCGGAAAGGCGACAACATTCAACAGGCTCGTAGACCTCCTCAA encodes:
- a CDS encoding tRNA uridine(34) 5-carboxymethylaminomethyl modification radical SAM/GNAT enzyme Elp3, producing MQDFMQELVEEIRKREMSKKELNLLKHRLCRKYHLKRMPKDIEVFLNVKDRASIGNLRAKPVRTLSGVSVIALMTKPFPCPHGRCTFCPGGPKSFFGDVPQSYTGAEPSTRRSIRNGYDAYLTTMNRLEHYIAAGHMPDKVELIVQGGTFPAYPKLYQAEFVRDMYQALNDFSWLFFRPELDLERFKEVFELPSDIQNEERTRRIHEKLLRIKEERRVPLEEAKKENETASLRCIGLTIETKPDWGLLQHADQMLELGCTRVELGIQTTYDHVLRATNRGHSIEDSKKSIQVLRDLGFKLNFHIMPGLPQVTKEMDVDSFREYFENPAYRPDMLKVYPCMVMPGTKLFEDYRNGLFTPLTTLEAVNLVLELKRIVPEYCRIMRIQRDIPTNKTEAGVDRTNLRQYIEEAKEQQGIRCRCIRCREPRGRVIDASETEICVMEYEASGGKECFISAEAGDLLLGFCRMRFPSQCLREEITEKSALIRELHVYGAAVPIGKQGIIQHAGLGKRLLAAAEGIAAKAGKDKMVVISGVGVRKYYEKLGYRLEGPYMAKCL
- a CDS encoding RsmB/NOP family class I SAM-dependent RNA methyltransferase, yielding MRTPFPNADAIEFKPAFIERYAALTDFEEFKKTVLSFPRRSVRINTLKISLKDGKERLKEEGWKLTQIPWCPEGFWVEHKDGRRDIGNTRAYKLGYIYVQEAASMIPPLVLEPQPGEKVLDMCASPGSKASQIASMMKNEGLLVANDFKGDRMSPLGMNLQRSGVMNAIITLMQGQWFKNIEFDRILVDAPCSGTGTIAKSPSTLRIWNPNMIRRLSGTQKQLISAAFETLRKGGALVYSTCSTEPEENEQVIDFLLQKFNNSRIEEIELKGLKRSSCILRFQEKSYNSEICKCLRIWPQDNDTEGFFVAKIRKD
- the gap gene encoding type I glyceraldehyde-3-phosphate dehydrogenase — protein: MRIAINGFGRIGRIVLRIGINDKSLKFVAINNIHGDAKSLAYLLKYDSMHGIFPGTIKAGRDCIYVNGQKIAMFHEPEPEKLPWKQLKVDVVAESTGAFTTREACGKHITAGARKVLLSAPGKGEEKIKTIVVGVNDRSLNASDTIISNASCTTNCAAPMAKVLNDAFGIEKGYLTTVHSYTNDQMLLDLYHKDARRGRAAAESIIPTSTGAARSVGEVIPDLKGKMDGLAMRVPTPCGSITDLVCILKKEVEPNQVNRAFERASRGKMRRVLQYSEEELVSRDIVGNPYSCIFDSKLTQANEKMVKVIGWYDNEWGFSCRMVDLLKMMR
- a CDS encoding DEAD/DEAH box helicase, coding for MNIEELGVSSSLLTAIKNLGIERPTQIQELSIPSIISGRDVIGESATGSGKTLAFGSGIIENTVPRRGLQALILAPTRELAEQVKSNLVQLSANLKIIAVYGGVSINPQIRDLQRADVVVATPGRLLDHLERRTVNLSGLKILVLDEVDRMLDMGFIESVEKVIRASPKNRQTLFFSATIPPQIQELTKRYMNNPMKFTAKKLVDEKYLKQAYYDVERNEKLSLLCHLLNQKQGMSMVFCNTRRSVDFVVRNLRANSIQAIAIHGGLSQNKRTRTMEIFNGGKAMALVCTDVAARGLHIDNVEFIYNYEMPRDPKDYIHRIGRTARAGESGTAINLVSSSDHESFSRIMAEYRTFSIEKGQRPAVRKIFTVREQPRNESFGKRPFRQHRAGQGYPRRYSGYSGRR
- a CDS encoding glutaredoxin domain-containing protein, whose amino-acid sequence is MAKHEVIVYSTTVCPWCHKAKEFLKEHKVAFKDINVGEDRQKAQEMIEKSGQMGVPVLDIDGKIIVGFDKAAIKKALDIA
- a CDS encoding NAD-dependent epimerase/dehydratase family protein codes for the protein MRALVTGGTGFIGSNITLELLRRGYEVVITGSHVENKLPEFKGKILTGDLSTIDWSQAGKVDAVFHQAANNDTTDLNRERMFATNVEAGKRLFMYAKDTGCKRIVYASSTAVYGDVQPPYKEAGNFHPLNPYAESKLAFDVWAASFMEEHPEMRIVGLRYCNVYGPRESSKGKRATMIYQLCQQMKTGNPRIFKYGEQKRDYIYAKDVVSANLLAAAAKESCIVNCGFGKATTFNRLVDLLNKHLNLSRKPQYIDNPYAGKYQDYTECDMSLAKEKIGFVPKFDIGAGISDYFASGWLD